The proteins below come from a single Ignavibacteriales bacterium genomic window:
- a CDS encoding ATP-binding protein — protein MKQELVFKPRARLLLQLGDQLIKNPSIALLELAKNSYDADANFVQITMSKVSDDAAGSIVVEDDGIGMDPEIVKNVWMEPGSDYKTQLFAKRIRSHRFGRLPLGEKGIGRFGAHKLGNVIELVTRQKDCDEVYLQIDWRTFAKEKYLDDVPVSVYTRKPEVFIGDKTGTRITISSLHAPWTRGMVRDVYRSTNALSSPFDTPESFFVVFDVDEKEWIKGLMSWDEVSQYALYRFNCRMEGKVITSFKYEFTPFPAMKKLNGRSLDEKDNEIKNLLKMVDDEDEAIDLSASKMGPVTFEGVIFDRTPRVLSLGVQDKRGLRDYLNANGGIRVYRDGIRINEYGDPGNDWLSLDIRRVNVPVKRISNNIILGAINLSREASEDLIEKTNREGFVENEAYETFVKAILYSLNIVETMRNVDKDKVRKFYGTESIPEPVVASLDELEKVIERKIKDEDLKREVKKYIHKIQNDYRSMTEILLRSAGAGLNLSIVIHEVDKVIKELIIVTQNDKPSKRIVALVKHLSQLLEGYGLLIRNTGKKKVDPKYLLSQALFNVEFRLKVHKIRARRAFEYFPGIDRIECAENLVLAALMNLIDNSIWWLEYSETEDKEIYFSISKELHGYTTIIVADNGPGFSMPTEELAKPFVSTKPYGMGLGLHLSREIMEAHGGLLIFPDQGDFDVPQEFKDGAMVCLAFKDSA, from the coding sequence GTGAAACAGGAACTTGTATTCAAACCGAGAGCCAGACTGCTGCTTCAACTTGGGGATCAGTTAATCAAGAATCCAAGCATCGCCCTTTTGGAGCTTGCCAAGAATTCGTATGACGCAGATGCTAACTTCGTACAAATCACCATGTCAAAGGTATCAGATGACGCTGCGGGATCCATAGTCGTTGAGGACGATGGCATTGGAATGGATCCAGAGATCGTCAAGAATGTATGGATGGAACCGGGGAGCGACTACAAGACGCAGCTGTTTGCAAAGAGAATCCGTTCGCACAGGTTTGGAAGATTGCCACTTGGTGAAAAAGGGATTGGCAGATTTGGAGCGCATAAGCTTGGGAACGTAATAGAACTTGTCACTCGCCAGAAAGACTGTGATGAAGTGTACCTACAAATTGATTGGCGAACATTTGCGAAGGAAAAGTACTTGGACGATGTTCCTGTTTCCGTTTACACCCGGAAGCCCGAAGTGTTTATCGGCGACAAGACCGGCACCCGAATTACCATATCAAGTCTCCATGCGCCATGGACACGTGGAATGGTCAGGGACGTGTATCGTTCCACTAACGCCCTGTCCTCCCCATTTGATACTCCCGAGTCCTTTTTTGTGGTGTTTGATGTTGACGAAAAGGAGTGGATAAAGGGACTGATGTCCTGGGATGAGGTATCTCAATATGCATTGTACAGATTCAACTGTAGGATGGAAGGGAAAGTGATCACATCTTTCAAATATGAATTCACTCCCTTCCCAGCAATGAAGAAGTTGAACGGAAGGTCGCTGGACGAGAAAGACAATGAAATCAAGAATCTGTTGAAGATGGTTGATGATGAGGACGAGGCGATCGACTTGTCCGCCTCCAAGATGGGTCCAGTGACTTTCGAAGGCGTAATTTTCGACAGAACTCCACGAGTCTTGTCTCTCGGCGTCCAAGACAAACGAGGCCTACGGGATTATCTAAATGCAAACGGGGGTATAAGAGTCTATAGAGACGGCATCAGGATAAACGAATACGGCGATCCAGGAAATGATTGGCTAAGTCTGGATATCCGCCGCGTGAACGTCCCGGTTAAGAGAATCAGTAATAACATAATCCTTGGAGCAATTAATCTATCACGAGAAGCCAGTGAAGACCTGATTGAGAAAACCAACCGGGAAGGATTTGTTGAGAATGAGGCCTACGAGACTTTTGTAAAGGCAATCCTCTACTCTCTGAACATCGTTGAGACGATGAGGAACGTCGACAAAGACAAGGTTAGAAAGTTCTATGGGACGGAATCGATCCCAGAACCTGTTGTCGCGAGCCTGGATGAACTTGAGAAGGTTATTGAGAGAAAGATCAAAGACGAGGATCTCAAACGGGAGGTCAAGAAGTATATTCACAAGATACAGAATGACTATAGAAGCATGACTGAGATACTTCTTAGAAGCGCCGGTGCGGGATTGAACCTAAGCATAGTAATACATGAAGTCGACAAAGTGATAAAGGAACTAATCATAGTCACACAGAACGACAAGCCTTCAAAACGAATCGTCGCCTTGGTCAAGCACCTATCACAGCTGCTAGAAGGATACGGACTGCTCATAAGGAACACCGGAAAAAAGAAAGTCGATCCTAAGTACTTGCTAAGCCAAGCACTTTTCAACGTTGAGTTCAGGCTTAAGGTTCACAAGATTCGTGCGCGCAGGGCTTTTGAGTACTTCCCAGGAATCGACAGGATCGAGTGTGCTGAGAACCTTGTGTTGGCGGCCCTTATGAACCTCATTGATAATTCGATATGGTGGCTTGAATACAGTGAAACAGAGGACAAAGAGATTTATTTTTCGATCTCGAAAGAATTACACGGCTACACCACAATCATAGTTGCAGATAACGGCCCCGGATTCTCCATGCCAACCGAAGAATTGGCAAAACCATTTGTTTCGACGAAGCCCTATGGAATGGGACTCGGTCTGCATTTGTCCAGGGAGATAATGGAAGCCCACGGAGGCCTTCTGATCTTCCCTGACCAAGGAGATTTTGATGTACCTCAGGAATTCAAAGACGGCGCGATGGTTTGTCTCGCTTTTAAGGATAGTGCTTAG